Sequence from the Fulvivirga ligni genome:
AATAACTCCCATACTTACCAATGACTTTCATGAGATAAGATCCGCTGACAAAGTGATTTTCCCTGGTGTAGGTGAAGCCAGCTCCACCATGAGGCACCTTCAGGAAATGAAGTTAGATGAACTGATACCATCATTAAAGCAACCGGTTTTAGGCATCTGCCTGGGCATGCAACTGATGTGTAAGCACTCGGAAGAAGGAGATGTTAACTGTCTAAATATTTTTGACTGTGAGGTGAAAAAATTTCCAACTCAAAAAAATGAAAAGGTCCCTCACATGGGTTGGAACACACTTTACAATACGGAACATCCCTGGATAAAAAATGATATTGAGGATAAGCACGTGTATTTTGTGCATAGCTATTATGTGCCTGTGGTAGATGAAACCGTGGCTACCTGCGATTATATTTTACCTTTTAGCGCAGCATTGCAGAAAGACAACTTCTACGCTACCCAATTTCATCCTGAAAAATCGGCAGTACAAGGAGCTAAAATTATAGAAAACTTTATTAAGCTATGAAATGAGCATAGACTTTAACATGCTCAACTAAACGAGGGTGAATAAAGTTTGTAGCAAATTCCATGTGAGAACAAAAAATTTAATTATTACACATGAAATCGACATTAAAAATCAGAGGCGATTTTACACCCATCGCTGATGAATTTTTAATCAAAGATTCCATGTGACCGATGTAAAATAGAATAAATACACATGAAAATTATACCCGCAATAGACATTATTGATGGTAAGTGCGTTCGCTTAACTCAAGGCGACTACGATCAGAAAAAAATATATAACGAGGATCCTTTAGAGGTAGCCAAATCTTTTGAAGGTGAAGACTTAAAATATTTACACCTGGTGGACTTAGACGGCGCCAAAGCCGGAAAGGTGATTAATATAAAGGTGCTGGAGAAAATAGCATCTCAAACATCTCTGGAGATAGACTTCGGGGGCGGCATAAAGTCGGATGAGGATATTGAAAAAGTTTTCAGTGCTGGTGCCAGCAAAGTTACCTGCGGAAGTATAGCAGTAAAGAATCCTTCGAAGGTTTCAGAATGGCTGGAGAAATACGGATCAACAAAACTTATTCTCGGCGCCGATGTGAAGGACAAAATGATCTCAGTAAGCGGATGGACTGAAAAAACAACCTTATCTATTGAAGATTTACTGCACAAGTATCTGGATGATGGCTTACAGGAGGTGATCTGTACGGATATTGCTACCGATGGTATGCTTACCGGACCTAACGTAAAACTCTATCAAGAGCTATTAAATATTTTCCCTACCATAAAGCTTATTGCCAGTGGTGGTGTTAGTTGCATGGCAGACTTGCACGAGCTAAGAGAAGCAGGATTAGAAGGAGCTATTTTAGGCAAAGCCATATACGAAGGAAAAGTTACCCTAAGAGAACTAAACGAATTCCAGAATGCTTAAGAAAAGAATAATTCCTTGTCTTGATATTAAGAATGGACGCACAGTAAAAGGTGTTAATTTCGTTAATATCAGAGATGCCGGTGATCCGGTGGAGCTCGGTGCCTTATATGCCGAACAAGGTGCAGATGAACTGGTGTTTTTAGACATCACTGCTACTAACGAAGGTCGTAAAACCTTTAAAGAATTGGTTAAGGACATTGCCAAACATTTAAATATCCCTTTCACCGTTGGTGGTGGTATCAGTCATGTTGAAGATGTGGCTCCCCTACTCTATGCCGGTGCTGATAAGGTTTCTGTAAATTCTAGTGCTGTTAAAAGGCCGGAGTTAATAGATGAGCTGGTGGCAGAGTTCGGAAGCCAATGTATAGTAGCTGCGCTCGATGCCAGGTTTGTAGATGGTGAATGGATTATCCATACTCACGGAGGCTCTAAACCAACTGAGAAGGAGTTATTTTCCTGGGCCAGAGAAGTAGAACAGCGCGGTGCTGGTGAAATTTTATTTACCAGTATGGATCATGATGGCACCAAACAGGGTTTTGCCAATGAAGCATTGCGCAAAATGGCTAGTGAGGTCAGCATACCAATCATCGCTTCCGGCGGTGCGGGCACTATGCCTCATTTCAAAGATGTATTTGAGCAAGGAGATGCCGATGCAGCCCTAGCAGCCAGCATATTTCATTTTAAAGAGATTGGCATCCCAGAGTTAAAAGATTATTTAAGAGAAAACAATATAGCGGTAAGATAAATGGACAGTCTACAACCAGATTTCAACAAGCAAAACGGATTAATACCAGCAGTAGTACAGGATTATTTCACCAAAAAAGTACTTATGCTCGGATTTATGAACCAAGAGGCTTTTGAAAAAACACAACAAGAGAATAGAGTAACCTTCTACAGCAGAACTAAGGAGCGTTTATGGACTAAAGGAGAAACAAGTGGCAACTTCCTGGAAGTGAGATCAATGGCTTTAGATTGTGATAATGATACCGTTCTTATTCAAGCTATTCCGGCAGGGCCGGTTTGCCATACAGGTACAGATACCTGCTTTGGAGATGAAGCAAACACTTCAACCGATCTGGGATTTCTTGAGTCAACCATTCAAAATAGAAAAAACAATCCACAAGAAGGATCATATACTAATTCCTTGCTTAACCGAGGCATAAATAAAGTAGCTCAGAAAGTGGGTGAAGAGGCAGTTGAGCTAGTCATAGAAGCCAAAGATGATGACAAAAAACTATTTCTTAATGAAGCAGCTGATCTGATGTATCACTACCTGGTTTTATTGGCAGCCAAGGATTTTACCCTTAACGATGTAATTGAGGTACTTAAAGAGCGCCACAGCTAAGCTACTTGAAATAATGTCAGGTAGCTTACAACATTTCACGGGTAAGCACACTATCCTTGCAGGAAATACAATCTGAATGACGAAGAAAACTACAATAGGAGGATTTCCTTTTGTTTCCTATGAAAAGGAAACTTATGAGGAAAATGAGGTAATAGATAGAAGCAAGCAGTTTTATCTGTGGCTTGACAAACGCAGAACTGTGCGGGATTTTTCCGACAAGCCTATTCCAAAGTCAGTGATTGAGAATATCATAATGAGCGCCTCCACGGCTCCCTCCGGTGCACACAAGCAACCCTGGACTTTTTGCGTGGTGAGCAACCCTGAACTAAAAAAGCAAATCAGGATAGCCGCTGAAAAAGAGGAAAAGGAAAGTTACGATAACCGCATGAGTGAGGAATGGCTTCAGGTCTTAAGGCCGCTACAAACAGACTGGCAAAAGCCATTTTTAGAGGTAGCTCCATACCTGATAGTTGTTTTTAAAAAGGCCTATGATCTGGAAGAAGATGGTACCAAACACACCAATTACTATGTAAATGAATCTGTAGGCCTAGCCTCCGGGTTCCTACTTGCTGCCATTCATGATGCTGGGCTGGTGGCTCTAACACATACGCCTAGCCCTATGAACTTTCTAACCAATCTTTTGGATAGACCTGCTAATGAAAGGGCTTTCCTTTTAGTGCCCATGGGCTATCCGTGCTCGGAAACCTTTGTACCTGATATTCACAGAAAAAAGCTTGAAGAGGTTTGTGAATTTTATGAATGAGCCTCAAGTTTTTTCTTAAGGGATAGCAAAAGACGCTGCTCAAAATCACTGATTATGCTATTGGCCCAGAGATTGGCATAGCCATTCATTTTAGATTTTATGGAATATTCACAGGTCAAAGTAAGCCTGGTAGAGTCACCTACTGGGTCAAGAGAATAACTAATTTCTACAAATTGGAAGATTTCACTCTTTAAAATATGCTGATCAGTAGGTTCATCTCTCATTTGAGATTTAGATAAATTGACGTGAAATGACATCCTTTTAAGCGTGTCATATTCTACCACGGTCTCATTCAAAATGAGATCGTCAGTAAAATAGCCCAGACGTGTTGTTTCTCCGTTCACGTTGACTATTTCTGATCTCACAGACCTGGGAATACCAATAATGTTGTAAAATCCTAAAGAGTATTCATAAGACCGAATTTCAGGTACTTCCAATAAAATAGCCCAAACTTCAGTTGGAGATGCCTGGATATAAATTTCATTCTTGGTTTCATAATGATCCTCTCTATCTTCAAACACTGACTCTATCGGTGCAGTGAGTACAGGAAGAAACACTATCATTAAAATCTTCTTTGAGTCAGCATCTTCTAAATAGCGTGAAACAAACCAGCCAACAATGCCAACCATCAGCAAGAAAGGAGATGATATTATTATGATGCAGATCCAATCTTCGATACCACTAGAAACTGTACAAATGAAGAATAAAAGCACACTGAATATAGGGTAGAAAATTGCCTTCCACTTCTTCTCAACTATTTCTTTTCTATTCAGGATAGTGGTATTACAGCAACCGCCCAGAAAAAAGTAACACTATAAATGCTCTCTGAGAAAATTAGGGATGGTTCGGGCTCGCATAAATAACGCCAGAACAACCCGTAAATTGCACCTAATGAAATTCCTATCAGTGGTAGATACTTTTTCAAATCAGATTTATTGCTTGTCAAAAAATTATGGTACTTAACTCATCATGAGGAAGGTTAAATATCTATTATACCTTTCAAATAATACTTAATGAATAAAAACCATAGATTATTTAGTTTCAGCTTTATTAAAATGCCAACTATCTATGAAACTAACTCAATTTTACTGCTTTATAGGTTTAGTTCTTATGATCTCAGCCTGTAATTCACCTAAAGATAATAGCTCAGAAGTAGAGAGCAAGCCAGATATTTCAAAAGTTTATGAGGACTACTATCAGGATCGATTAAAGTTCTATCCACTAGAAGCTACCTCTGCTGGTGATAATCGCTATAATGACACTTTACCCAATAACATATCTCAGGAATACCTATCCCAACTCAAGTCCTTTTACGAAAACTATCAGCAAAAACTGGCTGAGTTCGATAAGAGCAGCTTGTCAGCTACAGATCAATTAAGCTATGACATTCTTGAATGGGAATGCAACATCAACCTGGAAGGACTTAAATTTACTACTGAGCTTACTCCACTGGATCAATTCTGGAGCCTGCAAATTATGATGGGCCAGTACGCCAGCGGAGCTTCGGCACAACCATTTAAAACTGAGGATGATTATGACAATTGGCTCAAAAGAGTAGATGACTTCATGGTTTGGTGTGATACCGCCATGGTAAATATGACCAAAGGGATGGAAACAGGATGGGTTCTTCCTGCGACTCTCACCAAGAAGGTCATTCCTCAGATCGCTGAACTCGATCATGGTCCTGTAGAAGAGCATCTTTTCTTTTCACCCGTTAAAAATCTTCCTGAAAGTTTCAACGATGATCAAAAGGAGAAATACACAGCAGCTTACAAAAGCATGGTTGAAGAAAAGGTTATCCCAACTTTCAAGAAGTTGCATAGCTTTTTAGAAGAGAAGTACCTGCCAGCCTCCAGGACCACATCAGGGGCATCTGCGCTTCCTAATGGCGATGAATATTACAGCTATCGCATAAAGCAGTTTACGACTACTGAGCTTTCTGCAGACTCAATATTTAATCTGGGTATGAGTGAAGTAAAAAGAATTTCCAGTGAAATGGAAGAGATAAAAAATGATGTGGGCTTTACGGGTGACCTGAAGTCATTCTTCAACTATGTGCGTACCAATAAAGAAATGATGCCTTATGACTCTGCTCCTCAGGTCATTGCTCACTTCAATGATATATATACGACCATGAAGCCCCAGTTAAAAAACTTATTTGACCTAGTGCCTAAAACACCGTTTGAGGTAAGAAGAACTGAAGCTTTCCGTGAGGCTTCTGCCAGTGCGGAGTATAATCCTGGCTCCATTGATGGCACACGACCTGGCATTTTCTATGTGCCTGTGCCCGATGCTGCGGCATACAACATCTTCTCAGATGAGTCATTATTCTTGCATGAAGCGATACCTGGGCATCATTACCAAATATCTTTACAGCAGGAAAATGACAAATTACCTGAGTTTAGAAAAACATTATGGTACAGCGCTTACGGTGAAGGCTGGGCACTTTACAGCGAGTCTTTAGGTAAAGAATTAGGCCTTTACATCGATCCGTATCAGTATTTTGGTATGCTTAGCGCTGAAATGCACCGCGCCATTAGATTGGTGGTGGATGCAGGAATGCATTCGAAAGGATGGACGAGAGAGCAGGCTATTCAGTTCTCGCTAGAGAATGAAGCTGAATCTGAAGCCAGCATTATCTCGGAGATTGAAAGATATATGGCTATGCCAGGCCAGGCACTTTCTTATAAGATAGGACAGCTTACCATTTGGGAGCTTAGAGCCAAGGCTCATGCAGAAATAGGACCTGACTTTGATGTGAAAAAGTTTCACAACCAGGTACTTGAGTCAGGATGTGTTCCATTGGCCTTATTAGAAGCGAAAATCAATCAGTGGATAGAGAATGAAAAACAATAATCAATTTATAGCATCTCGAATTCTTCAAATCGGGGTGCTTTTTTTCTGTAAAATTTAATGTATGAAGAATAGTATTTTTAAAACTGATTTCAACCTCAACACAGCCAATGCATGGCTATTACTTTTGAGAATAGCCATAGGAGCATTAATGCTTACCCATGGCCTACCCAAATTACAAACACTACTGAGCGGCGGGGAAATACAATTTTATGACTGGTTAGGTTTGGGAGCTACCTTTTCGCTGGTATTAGCTGTATTTTCAGAGGTAATTTGCTCGGCTCTTATCATTATCGGTTTAGGTACCAGACTGGCTACCTTACCATTGATTATTACCATGTTAGTAGCCATATTTATGGTACATGCCGGCGACCCGTTTGGTAAACAGGAATTTCCTTTATTATATGCTTTAATCTATAACACATTATTGGTTTTTGGCAGCGGCAAATATTCCATAGACCATTATTTAGGGAAAAGTAAAAGAATGTATTAAATCAGAATTTATAGATCAAAAAAAAGAGGCTGCAAATGCAGCCTCTTTTTTTTAATCTATAATCTATTTCTTCCTACCAGAAGAATGCATATAAGAATGCAAGAATAATCAATATAATAAAGGCAGAAATGTTAAATGCTGCACTTGTTTTAAACAAGCCACCAGATACATCAATTCCTTTAGGATCATCCTGTCCTTTTGCTTCCATATAGCTAACAGCACCTATGATTACTAATGATAGAATACAAGTAATGAACATTTGGTGCATGAATGGAATATTCACAAACATAGCTGACTCTAGCCATCCGTTAGGGCCTACTTTGAAGTAAAGGGCAATCGGAATAGATGCTAACACACCAATGATAGCTGCGTTGTTAGTAGCTTTTTTCCAGAATAATCCAGCCAGGAATACTGCCAGGATACCAGGGCTCACTACTCCAGTATATTCTTGAATAAACTGGAATGCCTGACCTAAATTACCTAATGCAGGTGCAATGATAGAAGCAATAACTAGCGCCACGAAAGCAGTTGTACGACCAACGTTTACTGTTTGCTTGTCATTAGCATTCTTATTGATATATGGCTTATAAATATCCATAGTAAAGATAGTAGCCGTAGAGTTTAGCATAGAAGCCAAAGATGATACGATAGCTGCTGCTAAAGCGGCAAGCACTAAACCTTTAACACCACTTGGCACCAAGTTTCTGATTAACCATGGATAAGCGTTATCATTAGCGATGGTTCCATCTAAACCAATGAATCCTGAAGAAACAGTTTCTGTAGTAAGAGAACCAGAAGCATCTGCATTTAACACATAAGCAGCAATACCCGGAATAACCACGATTAAAGGAATGATAAGCTTTAAGAAACCAGCGAAAGCAATACCTTTCTGAGATTCTTTCAAACTCTTAGCAGCCAATGTTCTTTGGATGATATACTGGTTGAATCCCCAATAATAAAGGTTAGCAACCCACATACCACCTACAAGTACAGCAAGACCTGGAAGATCCCACCATGCATCTTTTCCATTCG
This genomic interval carries:
- the hisIE gene encoding bifunctional phosphoribosyl-AMP cyclohydrolase/phosphoribosyl-ATP diphosphatase HisIE — encoded protein: MDSLQPDFNKQNGLIPAVVQDYFTKKVLMLGFMNQEAFEKTQQENRVTFYSRTKERLWTKGETSGNFLEVRSMALDCDNDTVLIQAIPAGPVCHTGTDTCFGDEANTSTDLGFLESTIQNRKNNPQEGSYTNSLLNRGINKVAQKVGEEAVELVIEAKDDDKKLFLNEAADLMYHYLVLLAAKDFTLNDVIEVLKERHS
- a CDS encoding nitroreductase family protein; translation: MTKKTTIGGFPFVSYEKETYEENEVIDRSKQFYLWLDKRRTVRDFSDKPIPKSVIENIIMSASTAPSGAHKQPWTFCVVSNPELKKQIRIAAEKEEKESYDNRMSEEWLQVLRPLQTDWQKPFLEVAPYLIVVFKKAYDLEEDGTKHTNYYVNESVGLASGFLLAAIHDAGLVALTHTPSPMNFLTNLLDRPANERAFLLVPMGYPCSETFVPDIHRKKLEEVCEFYE
- a CDS encoding sodium/sugar symporter, giving the protein MNFETIDIVIFVAYCALILGIGLYVSRDKKGHQKNAEDYFLASKSLPWWAIGASLIAANISAEQFIGMTGSGFAIGLAIASYEWMAALTLLIVGKFFLPVFIEKGLYTIPEFIEKRYSTNLKTILAVFWLALYVFVNLTSVLYLGAKALDTIVGTGNGDYMMISIIGLALFAAAYSLWGGLSAVAWTDVLQVVLLIIGGLITAYIALDQLVPGGGVIAGLKHMYEVVPQKFSMILEKGEVITPNGKDAWWDLPGLAVLVGGMWVANLYYWGFNQYIIQRTLAAKSLKESQKGIAFAGFLKLIIPLIVVIPGIAAYVLNADASGSLTTETVSSGFIGLDGTIANDNAYPWLIRNLVPSGVKGLVLAALAAAIVSSLASMLNSTATIFTMDIYKPYINKNANDKQTVNVGRTTAFVALVIASIIAPALGNLGQAFQFIQEYTGVVSPGILAVFLAGLFWKKATNNAAIIGVLASIPIALYFKVGPNGWLESAMFVNIPFMHQMFITCILSLVIIGAVSYMEAKGQDDPKGIDVSGGLFKTSAAFNISAFIILIILAFLYAFFW
- a CDS encoding DUF885 domain-containing protein; the protein is MKLTQFYCFIGLVLMISACNSPKDNSSEVESKPDISKVYEDYYQDRLKFYPLEATSAGDNRYNDTLPNNISQEYLSQLKSFYENYQQKLAEFDKSSLSATDQLSYDILEWECNINLEGLKFTTELTPLDQFWSLQIMMGQYASGASAQPFKTEDDYDNWLKRVDDFMVWCDTAMVNMTKGMETGWVLPATLTKKVIPQIAELDHGPVEEHLFFSPVKNLPESFNDDQKEKYTAAYKSMVEEKVIPTFKKLHSFLEEKYLPASRTTSGASALPNGDEYYSYRIKQFTTTELSADSIFNLGMSEVKRISSEMEEIKNDVGFTGDLKSFFNYVRTNKEMMPYDSAPQVIAHFNDIYTTMKPQLKNLFDLVPKTPFEVRRTEAFREASASAEYNPGSIDGTRPGIFYVPVPDAAAYNIFSDESLFLHEAIPGHHYQISLQQENDKLPEFRKTLWYSAYGEGWALYSESLGKELGLYIDPYQYFGMLSAEMHRAIRLVVDAGMHSKGWTREQAIQFSLENEAESEASIISEIERYMAMPGQALSYKIGQLTIWELRAKAHAEIGPDFDVKKFHNQVLESGCVPLALLEAKINQWIENEKQ
- a CDS encoding DoxX family protein, with translation MKNSIFKTDFNLNTANAWLLLLRIAIGALMLTHGLPKLQTLLSGGEIQFYDWLGLGATFSLVLAVFSEVICSALIIIGLGTRLATLPLIITMLVAIFMVHAGDPFGKQEFPLLYALIYNTLLVFGSGKYSIDHYLGKSKRMY
- a CDS encoding SRPBCC family protein — protein: MLLFFICTVSSGIEDWICIIIISSPFLLMVGIVGWFVSRYLEDADSKKILMIVFLPVLTAPIESVFEDREDHYETKNEIYIQASPTEVWAILLEVPEIRSYEYSLGFYNIIGIPRSVRSEIVNVNGETTRLGYFTDDLILNETVVEYDTLKRMSFHVNLSKSQMRDEPTDQHILKSEIFQFVEISYSLDPVGDSTRLTLTCEYSIKSKMNGYANLWANSIISDFEQRLLLSLKKKLEAHS
- the hisH gene encoding imidazole glycerol phosphate synthase subunit HisH, which gives rise to MQTAIIKYNAGNTQSVIYALERLGITPILTNDFHEIRSADKVIFPGVGEASSTMRHLQEMKLDELIPSLKQPVLGICLGMQLMCKHSEEGDVNCLNIFDCEVKKFPTQKNEKVPHMGWNTLYNTEHPWIKNDIEDKHVYFVHSYYVPVVDETVATCDYILPFSAALQKDNFYATQFHPEKSAVQGAKIIENFIKL
- the hisA gene encoding 1-(5-phosphoribosyl)-5-[(5-phosphoribosylamino)methylideneamino]imidazole-4-carboxamide isomerase gives rise to the protein MKIIPAIDIIDGKCVRLTQGDYDQKKIYNEDPLEVAKSFEGEDLKYLHLVDLDGAKAGKVINIKVLEKIASQTSLEIDFGGGIKSDEDIEKVFSAGASKVTCGSIAVKNPSKVSEWLEKYGSTKLILGADVKDKMISVSGWTEKTTLSIEDLLHKYLDDGLQEVICTDIATDGMLTGPNVKLYQELLNIFPTIKLIASGGVSCMADLHELREAGLEGAILGKAIYEGKVTLRELNEFQNA
- the hisF gene encoding imidazole glycerol phosphate synthase subunit HisF; this translates as MLKKRIIPCLDIKNGRTVKGVNFVNIRDAGDPVELGALYAEQGADELVFLDITATNEGRKTFKELVKDIAKHLNIPFTVGGGISHVEDVAPLLYAGADKVSVNSSAVKRPELIDELVAEFGSQCIVAALDARFVDGEWIIHTHGGSKPTEKELFSWAREVEQRGAGEILFTSMDHDGTKQGFANEALRKMASEVSIPIIASGGAGTMPHFKDVFEQGDADAALAASIFHFKEIGIPELKDYLRENNIAVR